In the genome of Pseudorca crassidens isolate mPseCra1 chromosome 14, mPseCra1.hap1, whole genome shotgun sequence, one region contains:
- the SH2D6 gene encoding LOW QUALITY PROTEIN: SH2 domain-containing protein 6 (The sequence of the model RefSeq protein was modified relative to this genomic sequence to represent the inferred CDS: inserted 1 base in 1 codon), with the protein MRTVSPVSHPDSPAWRKDDPCPSPLSALGTRRRRHPFPEAQEEEEEEEDKYELLPCEAVLRHPAPTHLPGTQEDSLYLDHSGPLGPPMSPPPPPPPPPQPQPEMMKNLPTCPTPGYHFPVPGPAKKPEEDIYLDCEPSPVPALPQTLSSQVLRPPVPLPRTSVGPRPTTAPQEARNGASNATSKGSAPNQEAPNLYLKITPHLEVTRGLAGRIASLCSVAATQNASAAEEGDLLGQPWYSGNCDRHAVESALLRRQKNGAYTVRPSSGPRGSQPFTLAVLLHGRVFNIPIRRLDGGRHYALGQEGRNHEELFSSVAAXVQHYLQHPLPLVDRHSGSRQLTCLLFPTKP; encoded by the exons ATGAGGACAGTCTCACCAGTCTCCCATCCAGACTCCCCTGCTTGGAGAAAAGATGACCCCTGCCCATCTCCTCTGTCTGCCTTAGGGACCAGGAGACGCAGG CATCCCTTCCCAGAagcccaggaggaggaggaagaagaggaggataaATATGAGCTGCTCCCCTGTGAGGCTGTGCTCCgccacccagcccccacccaccttcCTGGCACTCAGGAGGACTCTTTGTACTTGG ATCACTCTGGCCCCCTGGGCCCTCCCatgtcaccaccaccaccgccaccaccgCCACCGCAGCCCCAGCCCGAGATGATGAAAaacctccccacctgccccaccccaggctacCATTTCCCA GTGCCGGGCCCAGCAAAGAAGCCCGAGGAGGACATTTACCTAGATTGTGAGCCCAGTCCAG TCCCGGCCTTGCctcagactctgagctcccaagtCCTGAGGCCCCCAGTCCCTCTACCAAGGACATCAGTGGGGCCCAG GCCCACCACAGCCCCCCAGGAAGCTCGGAAT GGAGCGTCGAATGCCACCTCTAAAG GATCTGCACCAAATCAGGAAGCTCCCAACCTGTACCTTAAAATCACTCCTCACTTGGAGGTCACGCGTGGCCTAGCCG GAAGGATAGCCTCTCTTTGCTCTGTAGCTGCCACCCAGAATGCCTCAGCTGCCGAg gaAGGCGATCTGCTGGGCCAGCCTTGGTACTCAGGGAACTGTGACCGCCATGCTGTTGAGAGTGCCCTGCTGCGACGCCAAAAG AACGGGGCCTACACCGTGCGCCCCAGCTCAGGCCCTCGTGGTTCTCAGCCCTTCACCCTGGCAGTACTTCTCCACGGCCGGGTCTTCAACATTCCCATCCGCCGGCTGGATGGCGGGCGCCACTACGCCCTGGGCCAGGAAGGCAGGAACCACGAGGAG CTCTTCTCCTCCGTGGCCG TCGTCCAGCACTACCTGCAGCACCCCCTACCACTCGTGGACAGACACAGCGGCAGCCGGCAGCTCACCTGCCTGCTCTTCCCCACCAAGCCCTGA